A stretch of DNA from Clostridia bacterium:
GGGATTTTGAAATATCAAGTATATATGATAAGGCAGTTAAATATTTTCTTGTAGTCTCAATAGTTTTATTTTCTTTATTTTATAGTGATGTTTCTTATGCTTTGGGTTTTGTTCTAGGTGGTGTAGCATGTCTTATAAATTTTAGTTTACTTGTTAATTCACTAGAAGGCATGGTAAGCAAAACTACTTATTCCAAAGCTTTTTTTAATGGATATTTTTCTCTTCGCCTTGTTTTAGTGCTGGCCGTTTTATTAGGAGCATTGTTACTGGAGTCTGTGAACCTGTTTACTACTGTAATAGGTGTTTTGTCAATCAAAATTGTAATAACCTGGGAAGTTTTATTAAAGCATATAAATAGCCTTAAGAATCCGGAGTGATGAAATATGTATGAAATTGAGATTTTTGGAATCCAAATGCAGATCGCGCAATCTATAATAAATATGTGGTATATAATGGCTGCATTGACTCTGATTGCACTTGCAGTGAATATTTATATTAAGCTTGGAGGCTTCAAGCTGATACCGGAGAGTAAATATCAGCTGAGCATCGAGGCATTTGTGGAGTTTATCTATAATTTTTCAAGGTCCACAATGGGCGAGAAAAATATAGGTCTGGCTCCATATATTGGGACAATAGCTATTTTCCTTATGCTTTCAAATTTTGTAGGACTTTTGGGGATCAGGAAGGTGCCTACAACCGATTATTCTGTAGCTTTAGGCTTTGCACTGACAACGTTTATTGTAGTTCAGTCCAATCAATTGCGTGCTCATGGTGTGAAGGGCTATTTAAAGGAAATGATTGAACCTTTTCCTGTATTTTTACCACTGAACATTCTAGAGAAGGTTACACCTGTACTCTCGATGAGTCTGCGTCTTTTTGGAAATATAACCGCGGGGGTAATAATTCTGGAGCTTTTGTATAGCTCACTTAGAGATGTTTCGGTATTTGCTATGGCTTTCATACCTGTACCGCTGCATTTTTATTTTGATATATTCGATGCTTTCATCCAGACAATGGTTTTTGTGATTCTGACGATGGAGTTTACTGCCAAAGTCACAGCGGTAGACGACTAAAGAACTTGTAGGATGAGTGAGGGGTGATGAGGAGTAATTTTGAAATAGTATAAGAGCAGATAGGAATAATATTTTAATACTTATTTTTGTTAAATACATTATTTGAGGAGGAAATAACATGGATCCAAGAGCATATGTAGTAGTTGGCTGCGCAATAGGTGCAGCTATAGCAATATTGGTAGCTGCTGCTGCGGCTATTGTGGAAGGTCTTGCTACAGCAAAAGCAGTTGAGGCAGTTGGAAGACAACCGGAAGCAAGGAAAGAGATAGTATCAACACTTATCATAGGTAATGCTATAACTGAATCAAACTCAATATACGGCCTTTTGGTATCGCTGCTTATAATTTTCGTTCTAGCTGGCAAATTAGGCTAAATGTAAGTAGGGGATGTTGAGTCATCACCTATTTTAGGAGGACTTGGAGGGTCGATATATGCACGAGTCTATAGTAGATTTGAATTTGAATTTGTGGACAATTTTCTTTACTCTTTTCAACGCAATGGTGCTGTATCTAATACTGAGAAGATTGCTTTTTACTCCCGTAATGAACTTTATTGAACAAAGAAAAAGCACTATACAGAACGAAATTGCAGCTGCGGATAGCTTGAAAAGTGAAGCGAATGCTCTAAAGGATGAATATGGAAGCAGACTTGCCAATATTGACAGTGAGAAGAAAGTCATTATAGATGAGGCAAGGAAGATGAGCGGCTATATTTATGAAAAGAGCAAGAAGGAAGCTGAAAAGGAAAAGGAAAGAATTCTAAAGAGTGCAGAAACAGAGAGAAGACATTTGTATGAAAAGGCCAGGGAGGATTTGAAAAAGGAAACTGCTGTACTGTCAGTAGATATAGCGGAAGAGATATTGAAGAAAAAGATAGACAGCAATGCCAACAGGCAGATACTTGACAGTATTATTGACGAATTATCAAATGTGAAGGTTTAGGTGGCATTCATGATTGAAATAGCAAGTAAAAGATATAGTCAATCTCTATTTGAAGCCGCTATGGATCAGGATAAGCTGAATTTGACATTTGAAGAACTGGATGGACTAAAGAGGATAATCGGGGATAATCAGGCATTTTTCAAGGTCCTTGAATATCCCTTTATTACTTTGAATGAGAAAATCAAAATTATAGATGAAGTATTCAGCAAGAGCTTTGATGCAATTATCTGCGACTTTTTAAAGGTCCTGATAGAAAAGGATAGGGTCTATATACTGAACGAAATCCTCAGGGACTTTGAAGAATTATACTATGATCATAAAAGACTTCTGAAAGTACAGGTCACAACAGCCTTTGAACTGGAAGAAGACTACAAGGATAGACTTATAAACAAGCTAAAGGAAGTATTCAAACAGGATGTTGTCATTGAGACCAGCATAGATCCATCAATTGTCGGAGGTCTATATATTAAGGCAAAGGATAAGATAATTGATGCTACCGTAAAAGGCAAGCTGGATAAGATGAAAGACAACCTTATGCATGACAAAAACTGAGGTGAGATAATGAGTATTAAACCGGATGAAATAAGTGGAATATTGAAAGAGAGAATAAAGCATTTCGACCAAAGGCTGCAATCAAGCGATATAGGTACCGTAATACAGGTTGGGGATGGCATCGCAAGAGTATACGGACTTAGGGATTGCATGGTAAATGAGCTTTTGGAGTTCACAAATGGTGTTTATGGAATGGCCTTGAATCTTGAGGAAGATAATATCGGTTGCGTTCTTATGGGTCCCGATCAGGATATAAAAGAGGGGGATACAGTAAAGAGCACCGGAAGAGTTGTAGAGGTCCCTGTAGGTGATGCTCTGCTTGGCAGAGTTGTTGATGCACTTGGGAACCCTATAGATGGAAACGGTCCCCTCAAGCTGGATAAGTACAGGTCTATAGGAACAACAGCACCCAGTATAGTTGAGAGAAGGCCTGTTAATCAACCGCTTCAAACAGGTATAAAGATTGTTGATGCTTTGACACCTATAGGAAGAGGCCAGAGGCAGCTTATAATAGGAGACAGGCAGACAGGCAAGACCGCTATTGTAGTTGATACAATCATAAATCAGAAAGATAAAGATATCATATGTGTATATGTAGCCATTGGGCAGAAAGCCTCAACAGTTGCTCAGATTGTGGAGACACTGAAAAATAAGGGCGCTATGGAGTATACGATTGTAGTAGCTGCCTCTGCAAGTGAGCCGGCACCTCTCCAATACCTTGCACCATACTCGGGATGTGCAATGGCAGAGGAATTCATGTATAAGGGCAAGGATGTACTGATAGTATACGATGATTTGTCCAAGCACGCCGTTGCATACAGGGCTATGTCCCTGCTGCTCCGCAGACCGCCGGGAAGAGAAGCTTACCCTGGTGATGTATTCTATCTGCATTCCAGACTGCTGGAAAGGGCTGCAAGGTTAACTGAAGAAGCAGGAGGAGGCTCCCTGACTGCACTCCCGCTCATTGAGACTCTTGGGGGAGAGCTTTCATATATACCTACAAACGTAATATCCATCACTGATGGTCAGATATTCCTTGAATCCGAGCTTTTTCATGCAGGAATCAGGCCTGCTATGAATGTAGGTATATCTGTATCCAGAGTTGGCGGAAATGCACAGATAAAAGCAATGAAGAAGGTATCAGGAAAGCTGAGGCTCAGCCTTGCGCAGTATAGAGAGCTTGCTGCTTTTGCACAGTTCGGTTCGGAGCTGGACGATGATACCAAGCAGGTTCTGGAACAGGGAGAGAGAATTCAGGAACTTTTAAAACAGCCTCAGCATGAGACAATTCCGGTTGAAGAACAGATAGTTGCTATATATGCAGTATCCAACGGCTATGCAAAAGATATTTTGTCCAGTGACGTCGGGCATTTTGCTAAGGAGCTTGTAGAGTATATAAGGAATTGCTATGAAAAGATACTGATAAATATTACTGAGACAAAAGATCTGAGCGAAGAAACGGAAAACATGTTGAAGCAGGCTATTGAAGAATTCAAGAAAAAATTTGTTTAGTATCGAGAGTGATATAATTGGCTGGATTAAATGATGTAAAAGCAAGAATTAAAAGTGTTACAAGCACCAGGCAGATTACAAAGGCTATGAACCTTGTGGCAACAATAAAATACAAGAAATCAAAGGAAAGCACCGAGCATATAAGGCTGTACCTGAGTGAGCTTAAAGAAGCAGTGAAAAACTTGTACAACTACAGAGTCGAAAAGGCATACAGCGAGCTTACAGTTGAAAGGGTGACAAATAAATCCCTTGCTGTGGTAATAAGCTCTGACAGAGGACTTTGTGGGGCATACAACTCCTCGGTAATTAAAAGTGCAGTTCATGGTATGGTTGGGAAAAGCCTTTGTGTATTAGCTGTTGGAAATAAAGCAAGGGAGTTTTTCAATAAAACAGGATTTGAACTGGTGGAAAGCTATGAGGGCATTACTGATACTGTGACATACCATGATGCAGGAATTATTGCCCATAGGATAATTGACATGTATAGGGCAAAAGAAGTAGATGAGGTAGTTGTATTTTACAACAAGTTTGTATCCACAATTAAATATGATACAACAGAGCTTAGGCTCCTTCCTCTTTTACCAGAAAAAACCGCGGGTGACAGCAATTACATTTACGAGCCCTCTCCTGTGGATGTATTTGACACGATGGCTACCGAGTATATAATAAACCAAATATACGGCATACTGCTTGAGGCGTCTGCCAGCGAGCACAGCAGCAGAATGACCTCAATGAATTCGGCAACAGATAATGCAGACAAGATGATAGATGAGCTCACGATGCAGTATAACAGAGCAAGACAAGCCTTAATAACAAATGAGATTTCTGAGATTGTGGGCGGGACAGAGGCTTTGAAATGATTAGGACGGTGAGAAAATGAATAATATAGGCAAGATTGTTCAGATAATTGGACCGGTTATAGATATCAAATTCAGTTCGGATAGACGTCCTTCACTGTATAATGCAATTAGAATCAAAAACGGTGAGGATGAGATTATCGCTGAAGTATCCCAGCATATGGGCAATGATACTGTCAGATGCATAGCTATGTCTGCAACCGATGGTCTTATGAGAGGCTTGGATGCAGAAGATACCGGCGAGCCTATAAAGGTTCCTGTTGGAAAGGATGTTCTAGGCAGAATAATAAACGTAGTTGGCAAACCGGTTGACAATATGGGAGAAATAAAGGCAGAGAAGTATTCCTCCATTCATAAGCCAGCGCCGAAGTTTGAGGAATTGGAAACAAAGACAGAGCAGTTCGAGACCGGCATAAAGGTAATTGACCTCATCTGTCCCTATTCAAGAGGCGGTAAAATAGGCCTGTTCGGTGGCGCAGGTGTAGGCAAGACAGTACTTATTATGGAGTTAATAAATAATATTGCCAAACAGCACGGAGGTCTGTCGGTTTTCGTAGGCGTAGGTGAGAGAACAAGGGAAGGCAATGACTTATGGCTTGAGATGAAGGAATCAGGAGTAATAGATAAAACCTCACTGGTTTTCGGACAAATGAATGAGCCCCCGGGAGCAAGAATGAGAGTTGCTCTTACCGGACTTACAGTATCGGAACATTTCAGGGATGAGTACGGACAGGATGTATTGCTGTTTATCGACAATATTTTCAGGTTCACACAGGCAGGCTCTGAGGTATCGGCTTTGCTTGGCAGAGTACCAAGTGCGGTTGGATATCAGCCTACACTTGCTACAGAGATGGGCCAGCTTCAGGAGAGGATAACCTCCACAAAAAGAGGCTCAATAACTTCTGTACAAGCAGTATATGTGCCGGCTGACGACCCAACTGACCCGGCTCCTGCTACTACCTTCGCTCACTTGGATGCTACCACAATGCTTTCGAGAAGCATTGTAGAGTTAGGTATATATCCTGCTGTGCACCCCTTGGAATCAAATTCCAAGATACTTGACCCCAACATAGTAGGAAAAGAGCACTATGACGTGGCAAGGGGAGTTCAGAAAGTCCTCCAGAGATATAAGGAACTCCAGGATATTATTGCTATTCTGGGTATGGATGAGCTTAGCGATGAGGATAAGCTGATAGTATCAAGAGCAAGAAAAATACAAAGGTTTTTCTCCCAACCGTTCTTTGTGGGTGAACAGTTTACAGGGATTAAAGGTAAATATGTACCCCTTGCAGAGACAGTGAGAGGCTTTAAGATGATTCTTGAGGGCGAATGCGACCATGTGCCGGAATCTGCTTTCTTCATGGCTGGAGCTATTGATGAAGTACTTGAAAAAATTTGATGTGTTGGTGATGTGAATGGCTGAGTTTAACCTTAAAATAATTACATTGGACGAAGTGTTTTATCAAGGTCGGGCAGAAGCGCTGATAGTTAGAGGCGTTGATGGCGATTTTGAAATACTGCCCCGTCATACCAACCTTATTGCTGCTGTACTGCCGGATGATATAAGGATCAGGACAGCAGAAGGGGAAAGACATGCTTTTATCAGCAGAGGTATAGTGAAGGTTACGGATGGAAGTGTGACAATTATTGTAAACACTGCCGAATGGCCAGAGGATATTGATATTGCGCGTGCTGAGGAAGCGGAAACGAGAGCTAGAAGTCAGCTTGTGTCCAGAGCTAGCGCAAACCTTGATATAGCAAAGGTGGAGCTGGCGCTTATGCGGGCTCTGGGGCGTAAGAAGACATCTAAGTTCCGAAGTTAATTCTAAATAAAAATGACAGGAAATAACCTGTCTTTTTTTATTGACATTTGCTAAACAAAAGTGTAATATGTTTATGAAATATATAAACGTTAGGGGCGAGCAGCAAGTGAATGATTTGTCGGAAATATTTTGGAATGCCAGTGTTGAAGAGATAAAAAGGGGATATGTTTTTAAGGAAGATACTGGAGAATACTTATGCTTGATCTGTGGAAAAAGCTTTGTAAAGGGCATAGTCTATTCTGAAGCTGACATTCTGTATGAAGCAGAGAAGTATATGGAAGTACATATTGTAAAGGAGCACTCATCCACATTTGAGTTCCTCATCAATCTTGAAAAGAAATATACTGGGCTGACAGACCATCAGAAAAACCTTCTGGGTTATTTTCATAAGGGGTATAGTGACAGTGATATAGTGAAGAAGCAGGAAAGCGGCAGCACATCAACAATCAGAAACCATCGCTTCACCCTTCGTGAAAAGGAGAAGCAGGCAAAGGTTTTTCTTGCGATTATGGAGCTCCTGAACCGGAAAACTGGAAAGAAGGAAAGCCTGATAAATGTGCATAGATCGGCAACTATGACAGATGAACGCTATGCAACCACTGAGGAAGAAAATGAGCAGACTCTGTGCAAATACTTCAAACATGGCTTGGAAGGTCCACTGACCGAATTCCCCACAAGGGAAAAAAGAAAGATAGTAGTACTGAGGCATATTGTGAAAAGGTTTGACTTGAATAAGAAATATACAGAGAAAGAAATAAACGAAGTTCTAAAAGGCATTTACCCTGATTTTGCAACAGTCCGAAGGTATCTTATAGAATATGGTTTCATGGATAGGCATGACGATGGCAGCCTATATTGGGTGAAAATTTAAAAAAGCAGCATTCTGTATTACTTGCAGAATGCTGCTTTTTATTGAAAACTTTTCCATCATACGTCAAATAAGAAAAAACAAATAAAGTAAAATACCGATGAGGGCTGCGGATGCATTTAAAATAAGTGTCTTGTTGAACCTATCGCTCTTGCGTCTGTATCTCATAAGATTTACAGCCATGGATATCATACAGAAAAAGAAAAGCAGCACTAAGAGCAGAAGAACATACTGCATCATATCGGTATCCCAAGCAGTTTGGAGTTTTATGTGCAAGGAGTCGTCCATATACGATTCAAAGCCGGGTTTTGCAATTAAGGTAATAAAAAGTATTAATGATATCAGGATCCAGGATATAATACCGGACCATTTGACCCATCTTACGAGTGTATCTGGACCTCTTCTTCGGTCGAGCATAATCTCACCTCCTATAGCTTGATTATAATAAACTACATAAAGGTAAGCAATGAATAATTGCAAATTTATACCTTTTGTTCTATATGAGGCGATTGACTTTATGAGACTAAAGGCTTATAATAGCAATGAATTTTTCACCCTAGGATTGCATAAAAAAGAAATCGGGGAAGGTATTTTTCAAGAGGTGTTGGAGCTCTTGATCGAGTTGATAGCTCAAGGCATTGTCAAAAAGGAGAAGCTATGATTGATGTAAAAGATTTAAAGTTCAGTTATACAGGAAAAGGGGAACAGACCCTGAAAGGCTTTGACTTTTCTGTAGGAAAGGGTGAAATATTCGGCTTCCTGGGTCCTTCGGGAGCAGGGAAAAGTACGACTCAAAAGATAATAATAGGCATTTTGAAAAACTACCATGGCAGTGTAAAGGTAATGAACAAAGAGCTGAAAGAACAAAAATCCGATTATTATGAAAAGATAGGAGTGGCCTTTGAATTTCCTAACCTTTACAGCAAGTTCACAGCAAAGGAAAATCTGTCATACTTCAGATCTTTATACTCCGGTGAAACAGAAGAGCCAATGAGGCTTCTGGAGCTGGTCGGCCTGGAGAAGGATGCTGATACCAGAGTTTCAGGCTTCTCCAAGGGCATGAAGATGCGGCTTAATTTCTGCAGGGCTCTGTTGAATAAGCCTGAAATACTTTTCCTTGATGAACCAACTTCTGGCTTGGACCCTGTTAACGCAAAAAAGGTGAAGGATATTATACTGGAGCGAAAAGCAGAGGGTTGCACTGTTTTTCTGACAACACACAATATGAATGATGCTGAGGATTTGTGCGATAGGGTAGCCTTCATTGTTAATGGGAGCATCTGCCTTATTGATTCACCCAGACAGATGATGATAGATAAAGGCAGAAAGAGCTTGAGGGTAGAATACCGCGAAAAGCAGGAGACATGCTTCAAGGACTTTGAACTTGCCAATTTAGGAGATAATCTGGAGTTCATGCAGCTTATAAAAAACAAGTCCATAGAGAGAATGCATACTCAGGAGGCAACTCTGGAGGACATTTTCATAGAAGTGACTGGAAGGGGACTGGTATGAGAACTCTAAGCGCAATATCATATGATATCAAGTTCCAGATAAGGCATGGCTTTTATTATGCTTATGCACTAGTAAGCGTTCTGTATATTGTGCTTCTCAGGGTAATGCCGGCGGATAGCAGGGAGTACCTATCCATACTCATACTATTAACTGACCCAACTGTGCTTGGATTCTTCTTCATAGGTGGAATAGTGCTCCTTGAAAAGGACCAAAACATATTCGCAAGTCTTTTTATCACTCCTATGAAGGTAGGGGAGTACATTACAGCAAAGCTTGTGTCGCTTACAATGCTTTCAT
This window harbors:
- the atpE gene encoding ATP synthase F0 subunit C; protein product: MDPRAYVVVGCAIGAAIAILVAAAAAIVEGLATAKAVEAVGRQPEARKEIVSTLIIGNAITESNSIYGLLVSLLIIFVLAGKLG
- a CDS encoding ABC transporter ATP-binding protein, with the translated sequence MIDVKDLKFSYTGKGEQTLKGFDFSVGKGEIFGFLGPSGAGKSTTQKIIIGILKNYHGSVKVMNKELKEQKSDYYEKIGVAFEFPNLYSKFTAKENLSYFRSLYSGETEEPMRLLELVGLEKDADTRVSGFSKGMKMRLNFCRALLNKPEILFLDEPTSGLDPVNAKKVKDIILERKAEGCTVFLTTHNMNDAEDLCDRVAFIVNGSICLIDSPRQMMIDKGRKSLRVEYREKQETCFKDFELANLGDNLEFMQLIKNKSIERMHTQEATLEDIFIEVTGRGLV
- the atpD gene encoding F0F1 ATP synthase subunit beta, whose protein sequence is MNNIGKIVQIIGPVIDIKFSSDRRPSLYNAIRIKNGEDEIIAEVSQHMGNDTVRCIAMSATDGLMRGLDAEDTGEPIKVPVGKDVLGRIINVVGKPVDNMGEIKAEKYSSIHKPAPKFEELETKTEQFETGIKVIDLICPYSRGGKIGLFGGAGVGKTVLIMELINNIAKQHGGLSVFVGVGERTREGNDLWLEMKESGVIDKTSLVFGQMNEPPGARMRVALTGLTVSEHFRDEYGQDVLLFIDNIFRFTQAGSEVSALLGRVPSAVGYQPTLATEMGQLQERITSTKRGSITSVQAVYVPADDPTDPAPATTFAHLDATTMLSRSIVELGIYPAVHPLESNSKILDPNIVGKEHYDVARGVQKVLQRYKELQDIIAILGMDELSDEDKLIVSRARKIQRFFSQPFFVGEQFTGIKGKYVPLAETVRGFKMILEGECDHVPESAFFMAGAIDEVLEKI
- the atpC gene encoding ATP synthase F1 subunit epsilon, which gives rise to MAEFNLKIITLDEVFYQGRAEALIVRGVDGDFEILPRHTNLIAAVLPDDIRIRTAEGERHAFISRGIVKVTDGSVTIIVNTAEWPEDIDIARAEEAETRARSQLVSRASANLDIAKVELALMRALGRKKTSKFRS
- the atpF gene encoding F0F1 ATP synthase subunit B; translated protein: MHESIVDLNLNLWTIFFTLFNAMVLYLILRRLLFTPVMNFIEQRKSTIQNEIAAADSLKSEANALKDEYGSRLANIDSEKKVIIDEARKMSGYIYEKSKKEAEKEKERILKSAETERRHLYEKAREDLKKETAVLSVDIAEEILKKKIDSNANRQILDSIIDELSNVKV
- a CDS encoding DUF2087 domain-containing protein, whose protein sequence is MNDLSEIFWNASVEEIKRGYVFKEDTGEYLCLICGKSFVKGIVYSEADILYEAEKYMEVHIVKEHSSTFEFLINLEKKYTGLTDHQKNLLGYFHKGYSDSDIVKKQESGSTSTIRNHRFTLREKEKQAKVFLAIMELLNRKTGKKESLINVHRSATMTDERYATTEEENEQTLCKYFKHGLEGPLTEFPTREKRKIVVLRHIVKRFDLNKKYTEKEINEVLKGIYPDFATVRRYLIEYGFMDRHDDGSLYWVKI
- the atpH gene encoding ATP synthase F1 subunit delta produces the protein MIEIASKRYSQSLFEAAMDQDKLNLTFEELDGLKRIIGDNQAFFKVLEYPFITLNEKIKIIDEVFSKSFDAIICDFLKVLIEKDRVYILNEILRDFEELYYDHKRLLKVQVTTAFELEEDYKDRLINKLKEVFKQDVVIETSIDPSIVGGLYIKAKDKIIDATVKGKLDKMKDNLMHDKN
- the atpA gene encoding F0F1 ATP synthase subunit alpha, with the translated sequence MSIKPDEISGILKERIKHFDQRLQSSDIGTVIQVGDGIARVYGLRDCMVNELLEFTNGVYGMALNLEEDNIGCVLMGPDQDIKEGDTVKSTGRVVEVPVGDALLGRVVDALGNPIDGNGPLKLDKYRSIGTTAPSIVERRPVNQPLQTGIKIVDALTPIGRGQRQLIIGDRQTGKTAIVVDTIINQKDKDIICVYVAIGQKASTVAQIVETLKNKGAMEYTIVVAASASEPAPLQYLAPYSGCAMAEEFMYKGKDVLIVYDDLSKHAVAYRAMSLLLRRPPGREAYPGDVFYLHSRLLERAARLTEEAGGGSLTALPLIETLGGELSYIPTNVISITDGQIFLESELFHAGIRPAMNVGISVSRVGGNAQIKAMKKVSGKLRLSLAQYRELAAFAQFGSELDDDTKQVLEQGERIQELLKQPQHETIPVEEQIVAIYAVSNGYAKDILSSDVGHFAKELVEYIRNCYEKILINITETKDLSEETENMLKQAIEEFKKKFV
- the atpB gene encoding F0F1 ATP synthase subunit A — protein: MYEIEIFGIQMQIAQSIINMWYIMAALTLIALAVNIYIKLGGFKLIPESKYQLSIEAFVEFIYNFSRSTMGEKNIGLAPYIGTIAIFLMLSNFVGLLGIRKVPTTDYSVALGFALTTFIVVQSNQLRAHGVKGYLKEMIEPFPVFLPLNILEKVTPVLSMSLRLFGNITAGVIILELLYSSLRDVSVFAMAFIPVPLHFYFDIFDAFIQTMVFVILTMEFTAKVTAVDD
- the atpG gene encoding ATP synthase F1 subunit gamma yields the protein MAGLNDVKARIKSVTSTRQITKAMNLVATIKYKKSKESTEHIRLYLSELKEAVKNLYNYRVEKAYSELTVERVTNKSLAVVISSDRGLCGAYNSSVIKSAVHGMVGKSLCVLAVGNKAREFFNKTGFELVESYEGITDTVTYHDAGIIAHRIIDMYRAKEVDEVVVFYNKFVSTIKYDTTELRLLPLLPEKTAGDSNYIYEPSPVDVFDTMATEYIINQIYGILLEASASEHSSRMTSMNSATDNADKMIDELTMQYNRARQALITNEISEIVGGTEALK
- a CDS encoding ATP synthase subunit I — translated: MSKYGDFEISSIYDKAVKYFLVVSIVLFSLFYSDVSYALGFVLGGVACLINFSLLVNSLEGMVSKTTYSKAFFNGYFSLRLVLVLAVLLGALLLESVNLFTTVIGVLSIKIVITWEVLLKHINSLKNPE